One Phaseolus vulgaris cultivar G19833 chromosome 4, P. vulgaris v2.0, whole genome shotgun sequence DNA window includes the following coding sequences:
- the LOC137836822 gene encoding cytochrome P450 82A3-like, protein MDFLLNCFTLKITTLIVSFLSLYFFIFYLYRRNSRGKQAPIVKGAWPILGHLSLLNASQTPHWTLGALADNYGPLFTIKFGVKEALVLSNWEMSRELFTTNDLAVSSRPKLVAVEVMSYNQAFVGLSPYGSYWRELRKIVTSEFLSNRKIAQLSHIRVSEVQTSMKELCNLCYTSVNNKNKKENESYSAATLVDMKEWFAHLTFNIIVRMVVGKRYFGVVHVEGKEKAERFLKNLEEFMNLMGTFTVADGVPCLRWFDFGGYEKAMKATAKEMDKLLSEWLEEHREKKGDGDFMDVMISALNGAQLEGFDADTICKATSLELILGGTDTAAVTLTWALSLLLRNPLAMEKAKEEIDMHIGKDGHVKESDISKLVYLQAVVKETLRLYPPAPLSSPREFIENCTLGGYHIKKGTRLMHNLWKIHRDPSVWSDPLEFKPERFLTTHKHVDLRGRHFELLPFGSGRRICAGMSLGLNVIHFSLANMLHCFDISNPSAEPIDMTEFFGFTNTRATPLEVLVKPRLSPNYYEAL, encoded by the exons ATGGACTTTCTCCTAAATTGCTTCACCTTAAAAATCACCACTCTTATTGTATCCTTCCTTTCTCTATACTTCTTCATTTTCTATCTATATCGGAGAAATTCTCGTGGAAAACAGGCTCCAATAGTGAAAGGTGCATGGCCAATACTTGGTCATCTTTCACTCTTGAATGCCTCACAAACACCCCATTGGACTTTGGGTGCTTTGGCTGACAACTATGGACCCTTGTTCACCATCAAGTTCGGTGTCAAAGAGGCCTTGGTGCTCAGCAACTGGGAAATGTCCAGGGAACTCTTCACCACCAACGACCTTGCCGTTTCATCACGTCCTAAACTCGTTGCCGTGGAAGTCATGTCCTACAACCAAGCCTTTGTAGGGTTGTCACCATACGGATCTTATTGGCGAGAGCTTCGAAAGATTGTGACTTCTGAGTTTCTCTCCAACCGCAAAATAGCGCAACTCAGCCACATTCGTGTCTCAGAGGTTCAAACCTCTATGAAAGAGCTCTGCAATTTATGTTATACTAGTGTAAACAACAAGAACAAAAAGGAGAATGAATCTTATAGTGCTGCTACTTTGGTGGACATGAAGGAGTGGTTTGCACATTTGACTTTCAACATTATAGTGAGGATGGTGGTGGGGAAGAGGTACTTTGGTGTGGTGCATGTGGAGGGAAAGGAGAAGGCAGAAAGGTTTCTGAAGAACTTAGAGGAGTTCATGAATTTGATGGGGACTTTCACTGTGGCTGATGGAGTTCCTTGCTTGAGGTGGTTTGATTTCGGGGGCTATGAGAAGGCCATGAAAGCAACCGCTAAGGAAATGGACAAGCTGTTGAGTGAGTGGTTGGAGGAGCACCGTGAGAAGAAGGGTGATGGAGACTTTATGGATGTGATGATTTCAGCACTGAATGGGGCTCAGCTTGAAGGGTTTGATGCTGATACAATATGCAAAGCCACTTCCCTG GAATTGATTTTGGGTGGAACTGATACAGCTGCTGTTACTCTTACATGGGCACTAAGTCTGCTATTACGAAATCCTCTTGCAATGGAAAAGGCTAAAGAAGAAATTGACATGCATATTGGCAAAGATGGACACGTAAAAGAGTCAGATATAAGCAAACTTGTGTATCTTCAAGCCGTAGTTAAAGAGACATTGAGATTGTATCCACCAGCACCTCTTTCATCACCTCGTGAATTCATAGAAAATTGCACCTTAGGTGGCTACCACATCAAAAAGGGAACTCGACTGATGCATAACTTGTGGAAGATCCACAGAGACCCCAGTGTTTGGTCAGATCCATTAGAATTCAAACCAGAAAGGTTCCTCACCACTCACAAACATGTGGATCTTAGGGGTCGCCATTTTGAGTTGCTACCCTTTGGAAGTGGGAGAAGAATTTGTGCTGGAATGTCCCTTGGCTTAAACGTGATCCATTTCAGTTTGGCTAACATGTTGCATTGCTTTGACATCTCGAATCCTTCGGCTGAACCTATTGATATGACCGAGTTCTTTGGATTTACCAATACCAGAGCTACTCCACTTGAGGTTTTGGTTAAGCCACGCCTATCTCCAAACTACTATGAAGCTTTATAA
- the LOC137836823 gene encoding cytochrome P450 82A4-like, which translates to MDLNVSAIGLVSLIVFCFFFYGHFKFSQGKEAPTVAGAWPILGHLPLMSASKSPHRTLGALADKYGPIFTIKLGAKKALVINNWETAKECFTTNDIVVSSRPKLVAAEHMSYNKAMFALAPCGPYWQKIRKITVSEILSPQRVKQLRHVFESEVEESIKELSNFWCSNKNESGYALVELKQWFSHLIFNMVLQMITGKRYFSAATVDDEKAQRFVRAVEEFMRLFGVFTVGDAVPWLRWFDFGGHEKAMKETAKELDIILGEELEEHRKRKGLGEKDDEVQDFMDVMISLFDGITIDGFDADTVIKSTVLLVIAGGTDTSSTLLTWVISLILRNPLVLEKVKVELDIHVGKEKCVSESHISKLTYLQAIVKETLRLYPPGPLLAPHEIIEDCILSGYNIKKGTRLITNLWKIHTDKNVWEDPLEFKPERFLTTYKDLDVKGHHFELIPFGGGRRMCPGISFGLEVVQFSLASILHSFEFLSSSPDPIDMTETFGLTNTKGTPLEILIKPRLSFSCNENN; encoded by the exons ATGGATCTAAATGTTTCTGCAATTGGACTTGTTTCTCTAATCGTCTTCTGTTTCTTTTTCTATGGCCACTTCAAATTTTCTCAAGGAAAAGAAGCTCCCACAGTTGCAGGTGCATGGCCAATACTTGGTCACCTTCCATTGATGAGTGCTTCAAAGTCACCCCACAGAACCTTGGGTGCTTTGGCTGACAAATATGGACCCATTTTCACCATCAAACTTGGTGCCAAAAAAGCTTTGGTAATCAACAACTGGGAAACGGCAAAGGAATGCTTCACAACAAACGACATCGTCGTTTCCTCTCGCCCCAAGCTTGTTGCCGCAGAACACATGAGCTACAACAAAGCCATGTTTGCCTTAGCACCCTGTGGTCCCTATTGgcaaaaaataagaaagattaCAGTCTCAGAGATTCTCTCCCCTCAGCGAGTGAAGCAACTACGTCATGTTTTTGAGTCAGAAGTTGAAGAATCGATCAAGGAGCTCTCTAACTTTTGGTGCAGCAACAAGAATGAGAGCGGTTATGCCTTGGTGGAGTTGAAGCAATGGTTTTCTCATCTGATATTCAACATGGTCCTTCAAATGATTACAGGGAAGCGATATTTTAGTGCAGCAACTGTGGATGATGAGAAGGCACAGAGATTTGTGAGGGCTGTGGAGGAGTTCATGCGCCTGTTCGGGGTGTTCACAGTGGGAGATGCTGTTCCATGGTTGAGATGGTTTGATTTTGGAGGGCATGAGAAGGCAATGAAAGAAACTGCAAAAGAGTTGGATATTATTCTTGGTGAGGAGTTAGAGGAACACAGAAAAAGGAAGGGTTTGGGTGAGAAGGATGATGAAGTTCAAGATTTCATGGATGTGATGATTTCATTGTTTGATGGAATAACTATTGATGGGTTCGATGCAGATACCGTCATCAAATCCACTGTACTG TTAGTGATTGCAGGAGGAACTGACACAAGTAGTACTCTTCTTACGTGGGTAATATCTTTGATTTTGAGAAATCCTTTGGTATTGGAAAAAGTAAAAGTTGAACTAGACATTCATGTTGGAAAAGAGAAATGTGTAAGTGAGTCTCATATAAGCAAGTTAACATATCTTCAAGCCATAGTCAAGGAAACATTAAGATTGTATCCTCCTGGTCCTCTTTTGGCACCTCATGAAATTATAGAGGACTGCATTTTAAGTggttataatataaaaaaaggaaCTCGTCTAATCACAAATCTTTGGAAGATTCACACAGACAAGAATGTTTGGGAAGATCCATTGGAGTTCAAACCTGAAAGGTTTCTTACAACTTACAAAGATCTCGATGTCAAAGGTCATCATTTTGAGCTAATACCATTTGGAGGTGGTAGAAGAATGTGTCCAGGAATATCCTTTGGCCTTGAAGTAGTGCAATTCTCTCTTGCTAGTATTTTGCActcttttgaatttttaagtTCATCACCTGATCCTATTGACATGACCGAAACCTTTGGATTAACCAACACCAAAGGCACTCCACTTGAGATTCTTATTAAACCACGTCTATCTTTTAGTTGTAACGAAAACAACTAA